A genomic segment from Tessaracoccus defluvii encodes:
- a CDS encoding acetolactate synthase large subunit, producing the protein MTQTDGQLMTGAQALVESLERMGVDVAFGIPGGAILPAYDPLYDSKIRHILVRHEQGAGHAAEGYAMVSGRVGVCIATSGPGATNLVTAIANAYMDSTPIVAITGQVNSHAIGTDAFQEADIRGITMPITKHSFLIKNVADIPLAVKEAFHIASTGRPGPVLVDIAKDALVNSAPFVWPEELDLPGYKPTIRPHSRQIRAAARLISESTRPVLYVGGGVSLARAQDELAEFVAKTRIPVVTTLMARGVLPDSNELNMGMPGMHGTVAAVGALQKADLLIALGTRFDDRVTGKLDSFAVGAKIIHADIDPAEIGKNKAVDVPIVGDVKLTLQQLTEAMDAYPAPEADAWRRQLGTMRARYQPRWEEDPDGRLSPQEVIQRIGQLSPPDSIYAAGVGQHQMWAAHFLPHEKPHRWVNSGGAGTMGFCVPAAMGAKVANPDATVWGIDGDGCFQMTNQELVTCALNNIPIKIAVINNNALGMVRQWQSLFYDGRYSNTDLSTETLPNFPMLAEAMGCLGLRATNEEEMDAAITRALEVNDRPVVIEFVVHKDAMVWPMVAAGVSNDEIRVARDMAPDWDEEIL; encoded by the coding sequence ATGACGCAGACTGACGGTCAGCTCATGACGGGGGCGCAGGCGCTCGTCGAGTCACTGGAACGAATGGGCGTCGACGTAGCGTTCGGTATCCCGGGCGGCGCCATCCTTCCGGCCTACGATCCGCTGTACGACTCGAAGATCCGCCACATCCTCGTCCGCCACGAGCAGGGCGCCGGCCATGCGGCCGAGGGCTACGCCATGGTGTCGGGCAGGGTCGGGGTCTGCATCGCCACCTCCGGCCCCGGGGCGACGAACCTGGTGACGGCGATCGCCAACGCCTACATGGACTCGACGCCGATCGTCGCCATCACCGGGCAGGTCAACAGCCACGCCATCGGCACGGACGCCTTCCAGGAGGCGGACATCCGCGGCATCACGATGCCGATCACCAAGCACAGCTTCCTCATCAAGAACGTCGCCGACATCCCGCTGGCCGTCAAGGAGGCCTTCCACATCGCCTCCACCGGCCGTCCCGGGCCTGTGCTGGTCGACATCGCCAAGGATGCGCTGGTCAACAGCGCCCCGTTCGTGTGGCCGGAGGAACTGGATCTGCCCGGCTACAAGCCGACCATCCGGCCCCACTCCCGCCAGATCCGTGCAGCCGCACGGCTCATCTCGGAGTCGACCCGCCCGGTCCTGTACGTCGGCGGCGGGGTCAGCCTCGCCCGCGCCCAGGATGAGCTCGCCGAGTTCGTCGCCAAGACCCGCATCCCCGTTGTCACCACGCTGATGGCCCGAGGGGTCCTCCCCGACAGCAACGAGCTGAACATGGGCATGCCCGGTATGCACGGCACCGTCGCCGCCGTCGGTGCCCTCCAGAAGGCCGACCTCCTCATCGCGCTGGGGACCCGTTTCGACGACAGGGTCACCGGCAAGCTGGACAGCTTCGCCGTCGGCGCGAAGATCATCCACGCCGACATCGACCCGGCGGAGATCGGGAAGAACAAGGCGGTCGACGTGCCCATCGTCGGCGACGTGAAGCTGACGCTGCAGCAGCTGACCGAGGCCATGGACGCGTATCCCGCGCCCGAGGCCGACGCGTGGCGCCGTCAGCTCGGCACCATGCGCGCCCGCTACCAGCCCCGCTGGGAGGAGGATCCGGACGGCAGGCTGTCGCCGCAGGAGGTCATCCAGCGCATCGGCCAGCTCAGCCCGCCCGACAGCATCTACGCGGCCGGAGTCGGCCAGCACCAGATGTGGGCGGCCCACTTCCTCCCGCACGAGAAGCCGCACCGGTGGGTCAACTCGGGCGGTGCCGGCACGATGGGCTTCTGTGTCCCTGCCGCCATGGGCGCCAAGGTCGCGAACCCGGACGCCACGGTGTGGGGCATCGACGGCGACGGCTGCTTCCAGATGACGAACCAGGAGCTCGTCACCTGCGCCCTCAACAACATCCCGATCAAGATCGCGGTGATCAACAACAACGCCCTCGGCATGGTCCGGCAGTGGCAGTCGCTGTTCTACGACGGCCGCTACTCCAACACGGACCTCTCCACCGAGACGCTGCCCAACTTCCCGATGCTGGCAGAGGCCATGGGCTGCCTGGGGCTGCGTGCCACCAACGAGGAGGAGATGGACGCCGCCATCACCAGGGCGCTCGAGGTCAACGACCGACCGGTCGTGATCGAGTTCGTGGTGCACAAGGACGCGATGGTGTGGCCGATGGTGGCCGCCGGCGTCAGTAACGACGAGATCCGGGTCGCCCGCGACATGGCGCCCGATTGGGACGAGGAGATCCTGTGA
- the tatC gene encoding twin-arginine translocase subunit TatC — translation MTSATAEPDRKGRFGWLRPPEGGPDGTMSLFDHLRELRYRITVVAIGVLIGSIISAFFYQQLVSFVLAPWERARTALEENLGASTMIANNGVTQAFTVAVILCVVAGVILSSPLWLWQVWAFVAPGLVAKEKRYALAFVAVSLPLFLTGTALGYFVWPKGIEVLLSFTPKDQDITNILDVANFLSMEIKVMLVFGLSFLLPVVVVGLNMAGVVRGYQLKKARKGVVFGAVVLSAVATPTTDPFSMMALGVPIVGMFLIAEVICRAWDKKRGISEETAEEFAIDLEDGK, via the coding sequence ATGACCTCCGCAACCGCCGAACCGGACCGCAAGGGTCGGTTCGGGTGGCTGCGGCCCCCGGAGGGTGGCCCGGACGGGACCATGTCGCTGTTCGATCACCTGCGGGAGCTGCGCTACCGCATCACGGTGGTCGCCATCGGCGTCCTCATCGGGTCGATCATCAGCGCGTTCTTCTACCAGCAGCTGGTCTCCTTCGTGCTGGCGCCCTGGGAACGGGCGCGCACCGCGCTCGAGGAGAACCTCGGCGCGAGCACGATGATCGCCAACAACGGCGTCACGCAGGCCTTCACCGTCGCCGTCATCCTGTGCGTCGTGGCCGGGGTCATCCTCTCCTCGCCGCTCTGGCTGTGGCAGGTGTGGGCCTTCGTCGCGCCCGGCCTCGTCGCCAAGGAGAAGCGCTACGCGCTGGCCTTCGTCGCCGTCTCGCTGCCGCTGTTCCTCACCGGGACCGCGCTCGGCTACTTCGTGTGGCCCAAGGGCATCGAGGTGCTGTTGAGCTTCACGCCGAAGGACCAGGACATCACCAACATCCTGGACGTGGCCAACTTCCTCAGCATGGAGATCAAGGTGATGCTCGTCTTCGGGCTGAGCTTCCTGCTGCCGGTCGTGGTCGTCGGCCTCAACATGGCGGGTGTGGTGCGCGGCTACCAGCTCAAGAAGGCCCGCAAGGGAGTCGTGTTCGGCGCCGTCGTGCTGTCCGCCGTGGCCACCCCGACGACCGACCCGTTCTCGATGATGGCGCTCGGCGTGCCGATCGTCGGCATGTTCCTCATCGCCGAGGTGATCTGCCGCGCCTGGGACAAGAAGCGCGGGATCAGCGAGGAGACGGCGGAGGAGTTCGCCATCGACCTGGAAGACGGCAAGTGA
- the ilvC gene encoding ketol-acid reductoisomerase has protein sequence MAEMFYDKDADLSIIQGRHVAVIGYGSQGHAHALSLRDSGVDVRVGLRPGSKSAAKAEAEGLRVLPVAEAVEEADLIMILAPDQVQRTVYKEEIEPHLTKGDALFFAHGFNIRFGYITPPEGVDVCMVAPKGPGHLVRREYANGRGVPAIIAVEVDATGNAWPLALSYAKAIGALRAGGIKTTFTEETETDLFGEQAVLCGGASALVQAGFETLVEAGYQPEVAYFECLHELKLIVDLMYEGGIAKQRWSVSDTAEFGDYVSGPRVIDARVKENMKDVLTDIQNGNFAKRFIDDQDAGAPEFKDLRAKGEAHPIEATGRELRKLMSWVETSDTDYVEGSAAR, from the coding sequence ATGGCAGAAATGTTCTACGACAAGGACGCCGACCTGTCGATCATCCAGGGTCGTCACGTCGCGGTCATCGGCTACGGCTCGCAGGGCCATGCGCACGCGCTCAGCCTGCGTGACTCCGGCGTCGACGTCCGCGTCGGCCTGCGTCCCGGCTCGAAGTCGGCGGCCAAGGCCGAGGCGGAGGGGCTGCGCGTGCTGCCCGTCGCGGAGGCGGTCGAAGAGGCTGACCTGATCATGATCCTCGCGCCCGACCAGGTGCAGCGCACCGTCTACAAGGAGGAGATCGAGCCCCACCTGACCAAGGGTGACGCTCTGTTCTTCGCGCACGGCTTCAACATCCGCTTCGGCTACATCACCCCTCCCGAGGGCGTCGATGTGTGCATGGTCGCCCCGAAGGGGCCCGGCCACCTGGTGCGTCGTGAGTACGCCAACGGCCGCGGCGTTCCCGCGATCATCGCCGTCGAGGTCGACGCCACCGGCAACGCCTGGCCGCTGGCCCTGTCCTACGCCAAGGCGATCGGCGCCCTGCGCGCCGGCGGCATCAAGACCACCTTCACCGAGGAGACCGAGACCGACCTGTTCGGTGAGCAGGCCGTCCTCTGCGGCGGCGCGTCCGCGCTGGTCCAGGCCGGGTTCGAGACCCTCGTCGAGGCCGGCTACCAGCCCGAGGTCGCCTACTTCGAGTGCCTGCACGAGCTGAAGCTCATCGTCGACCTCATGTACGAGGGCGGCATCGCCAAGCAGCGCTGGAGCGTCTCCGACACCGCCGAGTTCGGCGACTACGTCTCCGGCCCGCGCGTCATCGACGCCCGGGTGAAGGAGAACATGAAGGACGTCCTCACGGACATCCAGAACGGCAACTTCGCCAAGCGCTTCATCGACGACCAGGATGCCGGGGCCCCGGAGTTCAAGGACCTGCGGGCCAAGGGCGAGGCGCACCCGATCGAGGCCACGGGCCGCGAACTGCGCAAGCTGATGAGCTGGGTCGAGACCTCCGACACCGACTACGTCGAGGGTTCCGCCGCTCGCTGA
- a CDS encoding aromatic ring-opening dioxygenase LigA translates to MKATKIVGVLSIVAGIIMIVAGALTWGTVTSQLQAERITVPGDSQFMGGAFKNKEVGGPLTAFAQAEAINMHAMKASEGKTYAELGALVTENKDNPEVAEKYQAQRNTVMNGSFLRASLFSSVIAYGVSALVMGLGLIIGLMGWAFTTIKPAAAADAVVGDTTA, encoded by the coding sequence ATGAAGGCCACCAAGATCGTCGGCGTCCTGTCGATCGTCGCCGGAATCATCATGATCGTCGCTGGCGCCCTCACCTGGGGCACCGTCACGTCGCAGCTCCAGGCCGAGCGGATCACCGTCCCCGGTGACTCGCAGTTCATGGGCGGCGCGTTCAAGAACAAGGAGGTCGGCGGCCCGCTGACGGCCTTCGCGCAGGCTGAAGCCATCAACATGCACGCCATGAAGGCGTCCGAGGGCAAGACCTACGCCGAACTCGGCGCGCTCGTCACCGAGAACAAGGACAACCCCGAGGTTGCCGAGAAGTACCAGGCCCAGCGCAACACCGTCATGAACGGCTCGTTCCTCCGCGCCTCCCTGTTCAGCTCCGTCATCGCCTACGGCGTGTCGGCCCTCGTGATGGGCCTCGGCCTGATCATCGGCCTCATGGGCTGGGCGTTCACCACCATCAAGCCCGCCGCTGCCGCCGACGCCGTCGTCGGGGACACCACGGCCTGA
- a CDS encoding diacylglycerol/lipid kinase family protein: MTNELAKRRLVTVVCNARSGGGRAGRVLPKVRARLMAGLPDAQLHVVVSNSFEEARDLTRTAALSARGGDLVVVMGGDGMAHLGLNACAGTEATLGLVPAGTGNDFARGVGIPGGIHEAVEAIVHGRTRQVDLSHVMNPDGQYYVGAVVSSGYDARVNRATNDIRIRLGALSYGYIALRELANFSPLTYRLTVDGQERELRAMLVAVANTGLFGGGMRIAPDADPADGLLDITVIKEASRGKLLRLLPSLYSGNFVKDPAVELLRARHVTVDGDGLFIMGDGEELGQVPATVEIAPGALRVIVA, translated from the coding sequence GTGACCAACGAACTCGCGAAACGGCGGCTCGTCACCGTCGTCTGCAATGCCCGCTCCGGCGGGGGCAGGGCTGGACGGGTGCTGCCGAAGGTCCGCGCCCGGCTCATGGCCGGCCTCCCCGACGCCCAGCTGCACGTCGTCGTCTCGAACTCCTTCGAGGAGGCCCGCGACCTCACCCGGACGGCCGCGCTGAGCGCACGCGGCGGCGATCTCGTCGTCGTGATGGGCGGCGACGGCATGGCGCACCTCGGCCTCAACGCCTGCGCAGGCACCGAGGCGACCCTGGGGCTCGTGCCCGCAGGAACCGGCAATGATTTTGCGCGCGGCGTCGGCATCCCCGGCGGCATCCACGAGGCCGTCGAGGCCATCGTCCACGGCCGCACCCGGCAGGTGGACCTCTCCCACGTCATGAACCCGGACGGGCAGTACTACGTCGGGGCCGTCGTCTCCAGCGGCTACGACGCCCGTGTCAACCGGGCCACCAACGACATCCGGATCCGGCTCGGCGCGCTCAGCTACGGCTACATCGCGCTCCGGGAACTCGCGAACTTCTCTCCGCTGACCTACCGGCTCACCGTCGACGGTCAGGAGCGGGAGCTGCGGGCGATGCTGGTAGCGGTCGCCAACACCGGACTCTTCGGCGGAGGCATGCGCATCGCGCCCGACGCCGACCCCGCCGACGGGCTGCTCGACATCACCGTCATCAAGGAGGCCTCCCGCGGCAAGCTGCTGCGGCTGCTGCCCTCGCTGTATTCCGGCAACTTCGTCAAGGACCCGGCCGTCGAACTCCTGCGGGCACGCCACGTGACCGTCGACGGAGACGGGCTGTTCATCATGGGAGACGGCGAGGAACTGGGCCAGGTGCCCGCCACCGTCGAGATCGCGCCGGGAGCGCTCAGGGTCATCGTCGCCTAG
- a CDS encoding Sec-independent protein translocase subunit TatA/TatB, producing MPLGGWELAIVLVVALLLFGGSRLAGIGKGVGRSIREFKEEVKSSDSQAKPEVVDAEIVQPEIDPRSDEQNTDR from the coding sequence ATGCCTCTAGGTGGATGGGAACTGGCCATCGTCCTCGTCGTGGCGCTGTTGCTGTTCGGCGGCTCGCGGCTCGCGGGGATCGGCAAGGGTGTCGGTCGCTCGATCCGGGAGTTCAAGGAAGAGGTCAAGAGCTCCGACTCGCAGGCCAAGCCGGAGGTCGTCGACGCCGAGATCGTCCAGCCGGAGATCGATCCGCGCTCGGACGAGCAGAACACCGATCGCTGA
- a CDS encoding HIT family protein, whose product MDCLFCSIIAGDIPSKKVYEDDVAYAFLDISPWQEGHTLVVPRRHSTDILDDDTVLAEIAPAVARVGRLLKERLGAEACNVVSNAGAVAGQEVFHTHVHVLPRYADTPGIANLKVPVAAPMDDVWRKLGGAE is encoded by the coding sequence ATGGACTGCCTGTTCTGCTCGATCATCGCGGGTGACATCCCGTCGAAGAAGGTCTACGAGGACGACGTCGCCTACGCGTTCCTCGACATCTCGCCCTGGCAGGAGGGCCACACCCTCGTCGTGCCGAGGCGGCACAGCACCGACATCCTCGACGACGACACCGTCCTGGCCGAGATCGCTCCCGCCGTCGCCCGCGTCGGCCGGCTGCTGAAGGAGAGGCTCGGCGCTGAGGCCTGCAACGTGGTGTCCAACGCCGGCGCCGTCGCCGGCCAGGAGGTGTTCCACACCCACGTGCACGTGCTTCCCCGCTATGCCGACACGCCGGGCATCGCCAACCTGAAGGTGCCTGTCGCCGCGCCGATGGACGACGTTTGGCGGAAACTGGGGGGCGCAGAGTAG
- a CDS encoding PTS sugar transporter subunit IIA, producing the protein MKPIMIVAMILGSMSGLFVATLTGAGLVAPASPGSILAYFAVTGPGGHIPMILTVLTATVVSFVVASALLKFGKGADDTAAVEAATPSGSSVGHVGGLTAIAGAAIRKVVVACDAGMGSSVMVAGQLKKKLAPYGVEVVHTPVDEIPADATVVLTQEGLASRAAKRVPGSLIVPFATYLGDPAFDRVETAIREGRDLTATGLGEPSGQVQDTPVPAEATPAPAAAPRKRRKTLQAGVLPRENVRLGLTATSKDDAIRQAGQVLVDSGAAAPGYIDGMLARELQTTTYLGEGVAIPHGTNESRRYISKAALGFLQFPGGVDWDGETVHVLIPIASNSDEHVSILSALATTLADRGNAERLRGATDVDEVLALLTPQEEEVSAQ; encoded by the coding sequence ATGAAGCCGATCATGATCGTCGCGATGATCCTGGGCTCCATGTCGGGCCTGTTCGTGGCGACGCTCACCGGTGCGGGTCTCGTCGCCCCGGCCTCGCCGGGATCGATCCTCGCGTACTTCGCGGTGACCGGCCCTGGCGGACACATCCCGATGATCCTGACGGTGCTCACCGCGACCGTGGTCTCCTTCGTCGTGGCCTCCGCCCTGCTGAAATTCGGCAAGGGCGCCGACGACACCGCGGCCGTCGAGGCCGCGACGCCGTCCGGCTCGTCCGTCGGCCACGTGGGTGGCCTGACGGCGATCGCGGGCGCCGCCATCCGCAAGGTGGTCGTCGCCTGTGACGCGGGCATGGGCTCGTCCGTGATGGTCGCCGGACAGCTCAAGAAGAAGCTCGCCCCGTACGGCGTCGAGGTCGTGCACACACCCGTCGACGAGATTCCCGCCGACGCCACCGTCGTGCTGACGCAGGAGGGACTCGCGAGTCGGGCCGCCAAGCGGGTGCCAGGAAGCCTGATCGTCCCCTTCGCGACGTACCTGGGGGACCCGGCCTTCGACAGGGTCGAGACCGCGATCCGCGAGGGCCGCGACTTGACCGCTACAGGGCTGGGCGAGCCGTCCGGACAGGTCCAGGACACGCCCGTCCCGGCCGAGGCGACGCCGGCACCGGCCGCCGCCCCGAGGAAGCGCCGCAAGACGTTGCAGGCCGGAGTGCTGCCGCGCGAGAACGTCCGGCTGGGGCTCACCGCGACGAGCAAGGACGACGCGATCCGACAGGCGGGCCAGGTGCTCGTCGACTCGGGCGCAGCGGCTCCCGGCTACATCGACGGCATGCTCGCTCGCGAGCTGCAGACCACCACCTACCTGGGCGAGGGCGTCGCGATCCCGCACGGAACCAACGAGTCCAGGAGGTACATCTCCAAGGCAGCGCTGGGGTTCCTGCAGTTCCCCGGCGGAGTCGACTGGGACGGCGAGACCGTCCACGTCCTGATCCCCATCGCGTCGAACAGTGACGAGCACGTCTCGATCCTGTCGGCTCTGGCCACGACCCTCGCCGACCGGGGCAACGCCGAGCGGCTGCGCGGCGCCACCGACGTCGACGAGGTGCTGGCGCTGCTGACTCCGCAGGAGGAGGAGGTGAGCGCACAGTGA
- the ilvN gene encoding acetolactate synthase small subunit — MKTHTLSILVSNRPGVLTRISALFSRRGFNIQSLAVGPTEREEVSRMTVVAQVADEAALEQIVKQLNKLIEVRKVLELGDSAVRREMVLVKVRADAATRSQVIDVVGLFRGKAVDVSAETITIEATGSDEKLQALLEMLSPHGIVELVQSGQVALGRGAKTLTEKSK, encoded by the coding sequence GTGAAGACCCACACCCTGTCCATCCTGGTCTCCAACCGGCCGGGCGTTCTCACCCGTATCTCCGCGCTGTTCTCGCGGCGCGGGTTCAACATCCAGTCGCTGGCCGTCGGCCCGACCGAGCGCGAGGAGGTCTCGCGCATGACGGTCGTCGCGCAGGTGGCCGACGAGGCGGCGCTCGAGCAGATCGTCAAGCAGCTGAACAAGCTGATCGAGGTCCGCAAGGTCCTCGAGCTCGGCGACAGCGCCGTCCGGCGTGAGATGGTGCTCGTCAAGGTCCGCGCGGACGCCGCGACCCGCAGCCAGGTCATCGACGTCGTCGGCCTGTTCCGTGGCAAGGCGGTCGACGTGTCCGCGGAGACTATCACCATCGAGGCCACCGGCAGCGACGAGAAGCTGCAGGCGCTGCTGGAGATGCTGTCCCCGCACGGCATCGTCGAGCTGGTCCAGTCGGGTCAGGTCGCGCTCGGGCGCGGCGCCAAGACCCTCACCGAGAAGTCAAAGTAG
- the ptsP gene encoding phosphoenolpyruvate--protein phosphotransferase, with amino-acid sequence MQPVTLRGTGVVAGFVYAPTAWTRPAPVPPPVSGSLAEEDRPAEVERFKAAAETVAGRFTDRASAATGVATEVLGATAALARDRGWLRAATKLINAGARAETATTEAIEQFVTQFEKLGGLMAERTTDLRDIRNRVLAELMGLPEPGVPRPDSPVILCADDLAPADTAGLDPSLVLALVTRLGGPTSHTAIIARQLGIPCVVAAATLGDVAEGQMLLVDGTSGILTVSPDPVEARRLVAESAALAAEIAAWRGPARTSDGVAVQLLANVQDGAAARRASAGEAEGVGLFRTELCFLTARTEPSVDDQARIYGEVFAAFPGSKVVVRTLDAGSDKPVPFANHEHEENPALGVRGIRLGWTNAGIVERQLDAIAQAAEDTGATDPWVMAPMVATVDEAYEFAELCRARNLKPGIMVEIPAAALLADQFLAEVDFFSIGTNDLTQYAMAADRMSSRLATLTDPWQPAVLRLIQLAADAGGRAGKPVGVCGEAAADPLLACVLIGLGISSLSMAVTAIPTVGVQLGKVTLEQCREAAAQVASARNARDARELARRLLG; translated from the coding sequence ATGCAACCCGTCACCCTTCGCGGCACCGGCGTCGTCGCCGGCTTCGTGTACGCCCCGACCGCCTGGACCAGGCCCGCTCCGGTGCCACCGCCGGTGAGCGGCAGCCTCGCCGAGGAGGACCGACCCGCCGAGGTCGAGCGCTTCAAGGCGGCGGCCGAGACCGTCGCGGGTCGCTTCACCGACCGGGCGAGCGCGGCGACCGGCGTGGCCACGGAGGTGCTCGGCGCCACCGCAGCACTCGCGCGGGACCGCGGGTGGCTCAGGGCCGCCACCAAACTCATCAACGCCGGCGCAAGGGCCGAGACCGCCACCACGGAGGCGATCGAGCAGTTCGTCACCCAGTTCGAGAAGCTCGGAGGCCTGATGGCCGAGCGCACCACCGACCTGCGCGACATCCGCAACCGGGTGCTGGCCGAGCTCATGGGCCTGCCCGAGCCGGGGGTGCCGAGGCCCGACTCGCCGGTCATCCTGTGTGCCGACGACCTCGCCCCGGCCGACACCGCCGGGCTCGACCCCTCGCTCGTCCTCGCCCTCGTGACCCGCCTGGGCGGGCCGACGAGCCACACGGCGATCATCGCCCGGCAGCTCGGGATCCCCTGCGTCGTCGCGGCGGCGACCCTCGGCGACGTGGCCGAGGGTCAGATGCTGCTCGTCGACGGCACCAGCGGCATCCTGACCGTCTCCCCCGATCCGGTCGAGGCCCGCCGCCTCGTGGCCGAGAGCGCGGCCCTGGCCGCGGAGATCGCTGCCTGGCGCGGCCCGGCCCGCACCTCCGACGGCGTCGCCGTCCAGTTACTTGCCAACGTCCAGGACGGCGCCGCCGCCAGGAGGGCCAGCGCCGGCGAGGCCGAGGGCGTGGGGCTGTTCCGCACCGAGCTGTGCTTCCTCACGGCGAGGACCGAGCCCTCCGTGGACGACCAGGCACGCATCTACGGCGAGGTGTTCGCCGCATTCCCCGGCTCGAAGGTGGTCGTGCGGACGCTCGACGCGGGTTCGGACAAGCCCGTCCCGTTCGCCAACCACGAGCACGAGGAGAATCCCGCGCTCGGGGTCCGCGGCATCCGGCTGGGCTGGACCAACGCCGGCATCGTCGAGCGTCAGCTCGACGCCATCGCGCAGGCCGCGGAGGACACCGGCGCGACGGATCCCTGGGTGATGGCCCCGATGGTCGCCACCGTCGATGAGGCCTACGAGTTCGCCGAGCTGTGCCGGGCGAGGAACCTCAAGCCCGGGATCATGGTCGAGATCCCCGCGGCCGCGCTGCTGGCCGACCAGTTCCTCGCGGAGGTCGACTTCTTCTCGATCGGCACCAACGACCTGACCCAGTACGCGATGGCCGCCGACCGGATGTCCAGCAGGCTCGCCACCCTGACCGACCCCTGGCAGCCGGCCGTGCTCCGGCTGATCCAGCTCGCCGCCGACGCCGGCGGCCGGGCAGGCAAGCCGGTCGGCGTCTGCGGCGAGGCTGCGGCCGACCCGCTGCTGGCCTGCGTCCTGATCGGGCTCGGCATCAGCTCGCTGTCGATGGCGGTGACGGCGATCCCGACGGTCGGCGTCCAGCTGGGCAAGGTGACCCTCGAGCAGTGCCGCGAGGCCGCCGCCCAGGTGGCGTCCGCACGCAACGCCCGCGACGCCAGGGAACTGGCCCGCCGCCTGCTCGGCTGA
- a CDS encoding zinc-dependent dehydrogenase codes for MRALRYHAPGDVRIEDVPEPVCGPDEVKIRVRNCSTCGTDVKIRANGHVNITRTTTMGHEVAGEVVEVGAAAVGGFRPGDRVQVIAAVPCGDCHECRRGWMAVCQNQTSVGYQYDGGFAEYMIVPPQVLRVDGLNRIPDGVGFPEASAAEPLACAINAQEQLGIEEGDFTVVFGAGPIGCMHIRVARGLHKVGTVVLVDINAERLALSAAAVAPDIVIDASKVDVVAEVLRLTEGRGADVIITATPANVVQEQAVAMAARNGRISFFGGLPKTNPTITLDSNLVHYRQLHLHGANGSAPAHHRAALGYIADGSIPVGDLITERLPLERAAEALDIVAEGRAIKVTIEP; via the coding sequence GTGAGGGCGCTTCGCTACCACGCGCCCGGTGACGTGCGCATCGAGGACGTGCCGGAGCCGGTGTGTGGGCCGGACGAGGTCAAGATCCGCGTCCGCAACTGTTCGACCTGCGGCACCGACGTCAAGATCCGCGCCAACGGGCACGTCAACATCACCCGCACCACCACCATGGGCCATGAGGTCGCCGGGGAGGTCGTCGAGGTGGGGGCCGCGGCGGTCGGTGGGTTCCGGCCGGGGGACCGGGTGCAGGTGATCGCAGCCGTCCCCTGCGGCGACTGCCACGAGTGCCGTCGCGGCTGGATGGCCGTGTGCCAGAACCAGACGTCCGTCGGGTACCAGTACGACGGAGGGTTCGCGGAGTACATGATCGTGCCGCCGCAGGTTCTCCGCGTCGACGGGCTCAACAGGATCCCCGACGGCGTCGGGTTCCCGGAGGCCTCCGCCGCCGAGCCGCTCGCCTGCGCGATCAATGCGCAGGAGCAGCTCGGCATCGAGGAGGGCGACTTCACCGTGGTGTTCGGTGCGGGCCCCATCGGCTGCATGCACATCAGGGTGGCCCGCGGCCTGCACAAGGTGGGCACCGTGGTGCTGGTCGACATCAACGCCGAGCGCCTCGCACTGTCCGCCGCCGCCGTCGCGCCCGACATCGTCATCGACGCGTCGAAGGTGGACGTCGTGGCGGAGGTGCTGCGGCTCACCGAGGGTCGCGGCGCCGACGTCATCATCACGGCGACGCCCGCGAACGTGGTGCAGGAGCAGGCGGTCGCCATGGCCGCCCGCAACGGCCGCATCTCGTTCTTCGGTGGCCTGCCGAAGACGAACCCGACGATCACGCTCGACAGCAACCTGGTGCACTACCGCCAGCTGCACCTGCACGGGGCCAACGGGTCCGCGCCGGCACATCACCGGGCGGCGCTCGGCTACATCGCCGACGGGAGCATCCCCGTCGGCGACCTGATCACCGAGCGGCTTCCGCTGGAGCGGGCCGCCGAGGCGCTGGACATCGTCGCCGAGGGCCGTGCCATCAAGGTGACCATCGAGCCCTGA